From one Lycium ferocissimum isolate CSIRO_LF1 chromosome 7, AGI_CSIRO_Lferr_CH_V1, whole genome shotgun sequence genomic stretch:
- the LOC132063018 gene encoding uncharacterized protein LOC132063018 isoform X2, with translation MGTARRKLQVTLGRPPNRHEVWKKTHTKIEDGKEVWVEPHAEDTYYNQAMEELSRSQSTDDQGNTIMPSEEQTISCWLDVVGGVDKGRAYGLCSEKNFHRLQCGLQGIGSSATVSNEQHEEMRHKI, from the exons ATGGGGACTGCTAGGAGGAAATTA CAAGTTACTCTTGGTAGACCACCCAATCGTCATGAGGTATGGAAGAAGACCCATACGAAAATCGAAGACGGAAAAGAAGTTTGGGTCGAGCCACATGCAGAGGATACCTAT TATAATCAAGCGATGGAGGAGCTCAGTAGAAGTCAGTCGACTGATGATCAAGGCAATACAATCATGCCATCGGAGGAACAAACTATCTCCTGTTGGTTGGACGTGGTCGGCGGTGTGGATAAGGGAAGAGCGTACGGCCTTTGCTCTGAGAAGAACTTTCACCGCCTCCAGTGTGGATTGCAAGGTATAGGAAGTTCTGCCACTGTTTCAAATGAGCAGCATGAGGAGATGAGACACAAAATTTAG
- the LOC132063018 gene encoding uncharacterized protein LOC132063018 isoform X1 yields MGTARRKLQVTLGRPPNRHEVWKKTHTKIEDGKEVWVEPHAEDTYNQYNQAMEELSRSQSTDDQGNTIMPSEEQTISCWLDVVGGVDKGRAYGLCSEKNFHRLQCGLQGIGSSATVSNEQHEEMRHKI; encoded by the exons ATGGGGACTGCTAGGAGGAAATTA CAAGTTACTCTTGGTAGACCACCCAATCGTCATGAGGTATGGAAGAAGACCCATACGAAAATCGAAGACGGAAAAGAAGTTTGGGTCGAGCCACATGCAGAGGATACCTAT AATCAGTATAATCAAGCGATGGAGGAGCTCAGTAGAAGTCAGTCGACTGATGATCAAGGCAATACAATCATGCCATCGGAGGAACAAACTATCTCCTGTTGGTTGGACGTGGTCGGCGGTGTGGATAAGGGAAGAGCGTACGGCCTTTGCTCTGAGAAGAACTTTCACCGCCTCCAGTGTGGATTGCAAGGTATAGGAAGTTCTGCCACTGTTTCAAATGAGCAGCATGAGGAGATGAGACACAAAATTTAG
- the LOC132062391 gene encoding uncharacterized protein LOC132062391 — translation MENEHRTWMYDRVLPNQRGLKDEFKQGVEGFINQANIFCQKEGTIRCPCADCNCIKWLKSEDVRADLCSKGFMDDYYVWTSHGEIEGSASNICNHNFVVGESSQDPRLHDLFMGALGMYNEGNNQQPIDQPTNEEAQRFYAQLESASRPFCEGMSHFALSVAVRLLSIKSDANISIAGMNAMIGLMKELNPNLDIPDDYYKAKKLVSKLGLSSMKIDCCEKGCMLYYRDDADLENCKVCGISHFKQLASSKRVVVKAMHYLPLIPRLKRLYASLSSAHHMRWHYKNRRPPGVLCHPSDGEAWKHFDRTFPDFANEPRNIRLGLCADGFIPFSVSTAPYSCWPVFVTPYNLPPQMCMTSPYLFLTFIVPGPRNPKSLIDVYLQPLIHELHTLWHEGVITYDISTKKNFNMHATLMWTINDFPAYGMLSRWMTAGKLACPYCMENTNRSLYNTGARIHGLIVTVSSYQWIMSLGV, via the coding sequence ATGGAAAATGAACATCGTACATGGATGTATGATAGGGTGTTACCTAATCAGCGGGGGTTGAAGGATGAATTTAAGCAAGGCGTTGAGGGGTTTATTAATCAGGCAAATATATTTTGTCAAAAGGAAGGGACAATTAGGTGTCCTTGTGCGGATTGCAATTGTATAAAGTGGTTAAAATCGGAAGATGTTAGGGCTGATCTTTGTAGTAAGGGTTTTATGGACGACTATTATGTTTggactagtcatggagaaattGAGGGTAGTGCCAGTAATATTTGCAATCATAATTTTGTTGTTGGTGAAAGTAGTCAAGATCCTAGATTGCATGATTTGTTTATGGGTGCTCTTGGGATGTACAATGAGGGTAACAACCAACAACCTATTGATCAACCTACCAATGAAGAGGCACAACGTTTTTATGCACAATTAGAGTCTGCTAGTCGTCCATTTTGCGAAGGCATGTCGCACTTTGCGTTGTCTGTTGCCGTTAGACTGCTAAGTATTAAATCGGATGCGAATATTTCTATAGCAGGCATGAACGCTATGATTGGGCTTATGAAAGAACTTAACCCGAACTTAGACATACCCGATGATTACTATAAagcaaaaaaattggtttccaaattaggTCTCTCGTCTATGAAAATTGATTGTTGCGAAAAAGGTTGCATGTTGTATTATAGGGATGATGCAGATTTAGAGAATTGCAAAGTTTGTGGAATATCTCATTTTAAACAGCTTGCCAGCAGTAAGAGGGTTGTAGTTAAGGCGATGCATTATTTACCTCTTATACCAAGGTTAAAGAGGTTGTATGCATCACTGAGTTCCGCTCATCATATGAGATGGCACTATAAAAATAGAAGGCCACCCGGTGTTTTGTGTCATCCATCAGATGGAGAAGCATGGAAGCATTTTGATAGAACGTTTCCGGATTTTGCTAATGAACCAAGGAATATTCGATTGGGTTTGTGTGCTGATGGATTCATACCATTTTCTGTCTCAACTGCACCATATTCATGTTGGCCAGTCTTTGTCACACCGTATAATCTTCCGCCTCAGATGTGTATGACAAGTCCATATTTGTTCCTAACTTTCATTGTCCCGGGTCCACGTAATCCAAAAAGTTTGATTGATGTATATTTGCAGCCTTTGATTCACGAGTTACATACTTTGTGGCACGAAGGTGTTATAACATACGACATATCAACCAAAAaaaacttcaacatgcatgctACTCTTATGTGGACTATTAATGATTTTCCTGCCTATGGAATGTTGTCAAGGTGGATGACTGCTGGCAAATTAGCTTGTCCTTATTGTATGGAAAACACTAATCGTTCACTTTATAACACGGGGGCAAGaattcatggtttgattgtCACCGTCAGTTCTTACCAGTGGATCATGAGTTTAGGAGTATGA